The genomic window TGACACGAACTTAGTTCGTTCTGACGATCTAAGTTCTACTCAGCGAACTTAGATCGTGTCAAGGTAGAGTGGTCGGCATGTCCGCCGATCCCCGCCAACGCCGCGCAGCTCGCCACGCCCAACCCGCGGCGGAGGTCGCCGCGTCGGCGCCGCGCAAGAAGCCGATCACCGTCGAACGGATCACCGACGCCGCCCTGGAAGTCGTCGCCACCGAGGGGTACGACGCGCTGACCATCCGCCGGGTCGCCGCCGTGCTCGGCACTGGCCCGTCCTCGCTGTACGCGCACATCGTCAACAAGGACGACATCGACGACCTGCTGATCGGCAGGCTCTACGCCGAGGTCGTGCTCCCCGAACCGGACCCGGCCGCCTGGCGCGAGCAGCTGCTCGGGGTGTACACGCAGATCCGCGACCTGTACCTGAAATACCCCGGAGTCTCGCGCGCCGCACTGGCCATGGTGCCGACCAACCTGGAAACGCTGCGGGTCGGCGAAGGGATCCTGGCGATCCTGCTCGCGGGCGGCGTCGAACCGAGGACGGCCGGCTGGGCCCGCGACGCGCTGTCCCTCCACGTCAGCGCCTACGCACTGGAGCAGTCGCTGGTCCGGCAACGGCGCCGGCAGCCGAATCAGGAATGGGTGCTCGGCGACGAGGAGTTGCTGGACCGCTTCACCGCACTGCCCGCCGAGCAGTTTCCGCACACTCGACGCCACGCCGCCGAGCTGATCTCCGGCACCGGACACGACCGCTTCGAGTTCGCCCTCGGCCAGCTCATGAACAATCTGCGGCCCGCATCCCGTCACTCCGGAACCGGCCGTCCGCGGCCGGAATGATCACCAACTGCGTGATCGAAGGTGAACCGCCGCCAAGTCCGGCACCGCCGGCCTGCTGGCGAAGACCAAGGAGGCCACTGTGTGGGGAAGGGGCGCCCGTGCGCACCACTGAGGCCGGGGCATAGTCTGCGGCCATGATCGATGCCCTCAATGCGACGCCCCAGGAAGCCTTCGAGACGCTGTTGGCCGGCAACCGGCGGTTCGTCACCGGTTTCCCGGAGCACCCGAACCAGGACGCTGCCCGCCGTACCGAGATCGCACCGGCTCAGAGCCCGTTCGCAGTGCTGTTCGGGTGCTCGGATTCCCGGCTGGCCGCCGAAATCATCTTCGACCGGGGGCTGGGTGACCTGTTCGTGGTCCGCACCGCCGGACACGTCGCCGGGCCGGAGGTGCTCGGCAGCATCGAGTACGGGGTGGGCGTGCTCGGTACGCCGCTGGTCGTGGTGCTCGGCCACGACGCGTGCGGGGCCGTGGCGGCCACCCGTGCCGCTGTCGCCGACGGCACCACCGCCGGCGGCTACGTGCGGGACGTGGTCGAGAAGGTGACCCCGAGCGTGCTGGCCGCCCGCGCGGCCGGGCACACCGAGGACGCGGAGTTCGTCGCCGAGCACATACGGCACACCGTCGATCTGCTGCTGGACCGCTCCCGCGCGCTCGCCGAAGCGGTCGAGGAGGGCCGGGTCGCCGTCGTCGGGCTGTCCTACCGGCTGGCCGACGGTACAGCCCACCTGGTCACCACCCGCGGCCTGGACCTGTCTGCCGGTGCGGCGGCCTGACCGGGTTGCTCAGCGTTCCTCCAGCTCCGGAAGGACACGGCGGAAGGACACAGGCGGGGCGGGACAGCCGCGAGAGCTGTCCCGCCCAAAGGATCGTTGCGCAGGTCCGCAGGCCCGCACCCGGGAGGCACGTCCCGGGTGCGGGCCTGCGGCGTCGCGCCGTTCCTACCTGCGTGCTTCGCGCCTGCGGCCCAGGCGCATGCCGCCCAGGACCAGGGCGGCGACGAACAGCACGGCGCCGATGACGAGCAACCACAGCAGGCCCTTCACCAAGGCGCCGACGAAGCCGAACACCACGGCGATGAGCAGGATGAACAGGAACAGGGCCATGTCGGCCACCTCCTTTGGTCAGTCGTTGCGCTTGAGTGCGCCCTTCACCCGGTCGGCGGCACCCTGCACGGCATCCTTGACGCCGTCGGCGGCCTGCTTGACCTTCGACTCGACCTGGTCGGCCTGGCCCTCGCCCTTGAGTTCCTCGTCCCCGGTCAGGTCGCCGGCCTTCTCCTTCGCCTTGCCGGCCAGGCCCTGCGCCTTGTTCGACAGGTCGCTCATCGATTCCTCCAGTCTCCGCCGGCGGCGCAGTCGCACCACCTTTCATCCCCTTTTTACCGATATCGGCGCTTTCATGCGCGCGGGATGGATCACAGCCGCCATGGCCGACAGGAGTCAGGCGGCGGGGTGAGATCGGCGCGGCCGAACAGGAGCGCGTAGCCGCGCGGCAGGCAGGCCGGCAGATGGTCGGTGAGCCGATCGCCGACGAGGTCGGCGATGGCGGTCAGGACGCAGGCTGCGTCCCAACGGGCGCCTGCGAGCGTGGTGTTGAGGTTGGGGGCGATGGCCTCGACGAAGGCGGAAGCGGCGACCGCCCGGTCCACGGGAATCGGGGCGCGCGAGCACCAAGGCCCCCAGGCCCCCAGGCCCCCAGGGCGTGCTGCTGGCCCGACGCCGCCGCCTTGAAGTCCCCGGGCGCACCGATCCCGGCTGGTCTACGGCACGCGTCGGTTCAGCAGGCCGATGACGTGGCCGTCGTCGTCGACCACCGGCCACACGTCCAAGCCCCGGAAGTACATCGCGACAAACGCCACCGTTGCGGGCATGTCGGCGGTGGCGAACGGTGCGCGGTCGTGGGCGATGTCGCGGACCGCGCTGCGTTCGGTGTACCAGGACCGGGAGCTGAAGGGCGCGAGCTGAGCGCGGGTCACCATACCGGCGCACCGTCCGTCCTCGCCCCGCACCAGGACCTGGTCCGTCCCGGCGCTGTGCAGGATGTCCATGGCCGTGTCGACCGTGACATCGTCGCTGATCTGCAGCTGTGGAGCCCCCATGAGGTCGCCCACGGTGGCGGCCAGGTTCGCGCCGGCGCTCACGCGCGCCATCGGGGGTTCGAGGGTGAAGGTCATCGGCGAAGCTCCTTCGCGTCGCACTCGCCGCGGCCGACAGTGATCAGGGCGGCTGCCGTGACGGTGTGGGTCTCGCCCGGGCCGAGCGCCACGAGCGCGGGCGTCTGGGCGCTGTGACCTGCGGCTGGGGCCCGTCGTGGGAGGTGTGGCCACGGCGCGGGGTTCATGGTGGTGCCGGGCACCCGATCCCGCTGCCGGTTCAATTCCACTGTCAGTGTGGACAAGTCAGGAAGCCGGCCGCGGAAGCCGTGCCGTCGGGCACCGTCCAACCTGTCTGCGGGAGCTCCGCCAGGTGTCGGCGAGACCGCAGGGCCAGCCTCGGGGTCGGTGGCGCGGTCATCGCACCCACAGCGGCTTGGATGCCGGCGTGGGGCGCCTGCTGTCGACCTCAGAAGGTGAGCAGGCCGATGGCGTGGCCGTCGTGGTCCACCACCGGCCACGTGTCCATTCGGCGGGAGCGCATGGCGGCGACCGCGTCGGTGGCGGGCATGTCGGCGGTGGCGAACGGGGCACGGTCGAGGACGATGTCGCGCACCGCGGTGCGCTCGGTGTACCAGGAGCGGGCCTGGAACGGCGCGAGGTGCACGCGGGTCAGCAGTCCGGCGCAGCGGCCGTCGTCGTCGCGGACCAGGAGGTGGTCCGCGCCGGAGCTCTGCAGGATGTCCATCGCCGTGTCGACCATGACGTCGTCACTGATCTGCAGTTCCGGGTCCTTCATGAGGTCGCCGACCGTCGCGGGGCGTTCGAGGGTGATGGTCATGGAGGGACTCCTTCGTGTCGCTCGCGCCGGTGGCGGTGGCGATCAGGGCACTGGTGGTGGGAGGGCCTGCGTGATTCGCCGGATGGGGTTGCGGCGCTCCCGACGGATTCCGTGAGCGGCTGTCGCAGGAAGCCGGTGTCGCCAACTCGGCGAGCTGCGCGGGCCCGGTCCGCACTGCGAGCCGGGCCCGCTGGGCTGGGTGCTACGCGGCGAGGGCGACGCGCCTGGGCGCCCGGCGACGGCCGGAGGAGCCCTGGTTGTCGCGACCGGCAGCGGCCCGGGCGTCGCCGCCGGCGTAGGCGGGGCGGCTGCGGCGGTTGCGTCCCGTGGACGGGCTGCGACGAGGGCGCTCGACGACGGGGTCGGCGATCGCGGTGGGGACGCCGGTGGGCACGCGGGCGCCGGTGATCCGAGCCAGTTCCTCGTCGCCGGCAGTGACCCGGGTGGATTCGGGGGTGATGCCGGCGGTGGTCATCATGCGGGCCATCTCACGGCGTTGGTTGGGCAGGACGAGGGTGACGACGGTGCCGGACTCGCCGGCCCGGGCGGTGCGTCCGCCGCGGTGCAGGTAGTCCTTGTGGTCGCTCGGCGGGTCCAGGTTGACGACCAGGTCGAGCCCGTCGATGTGGATGCCGCGGGCGGCGACGTTGGTGGCGATCAGCGCGGTCACCGCGCCGGTGCGGAACTGCTCCAGGGTGCGGGTGCGCTGCGGCTGGGACTTGCCCCCGTGCAGCGCCGCGGCCTTCACCCCGGTGGAGAGCAGGTGGTCCACCAGGCGGTCGGCGCCGTGCTTGGTGTCGGTGAACATGATCACGCCGCCCTCGCGCGAGGCGATGTGCGCGATCGTGGCGTCCTTGTCCCGGCTCTGGACGTGCAGGACGTGGTGCTCCATGGTGCTGACCGCCGCGGCCGAGGGGTCCACCGAGTGGGTGACCGGGTCGGTGAGGAAGCGCCGCACCAGCCGGTCGACGTTGCGGTCCAGGGTGGCCGAGAACAGCATCGTCTGGCAGCCCTCGGCGACCTGGTCGAGAAGCTCGGTCACCTGCGGCAGAAAGCCCATGTCGGCCATCTGGTCGGCCTCGTCCAGCACGGTGATGCCGACGCCGTCGAGCTGGCAGTCGCCGCGCTGGATCAGGTCCTTGAGGCGGCCGGGGGTGGCCACCACGACCTCCGCCCCGCGGTTCAGCACCTGGGCCTGGCGGCCGATCGACATCCCGCCCACCACGGCCGCCATCCGCAGCCGCACCGCGTGGGCGAAGGGGGTGAGGGCGTCGGTGACCTGCTGCGCCAACTCGCGGGTGGGCACCAGCACCAGGGCCAGCGGCCGGCGCGGCTCGGCCCGCTGGCCGGCGGTGCGGGCGAGCACCGCGAGACCGAACGCGATGGTCTTGCCGGAGCCGGTGCGGCCGCGTCCCAGCACGTCGCGTCCGGCCAGCGAGTTCGGCAGCGTCGCGGCCTGGATCGGGAACGGCGAGGTGACGCCCTGGCGGGTCAGCACCGACAGCAGCGCCTTGGGCATGTCCAGTTCGTCGAACGACTCGACGGCCGGCAGCGCCGGGGTGGTACTGACCGGCATCGCGAACTCGCCCTGCGGGGAGGAGTTCTGACGGGCACCGCGGCCGGAGGAGTTCCGGCCGCCGGTGGGCCTGTCGCCGTAGAAGGAGCTGCCGCCGGAGCGGGATCCGTAGCCGCCGCCGGAGCGGGAGCCTGCGCCGGAGCGGGAGTTGGCGTTCTGGTACGAGGAGCGACTGGAACGATTCATGCGGGAGACCTTCCTCAGGGCGGCACGTCGCAAGGAAGGCTCCGCGGCGCGGGGCGCCGACGGGAGACCGCAAGGGAACGGGCCGAGAGATGTGACAGGCGGGGCGTGGACGGTAGAACCGTGCGGCACGTCACCTACGGTCGGCGCTCACCGCGAAGGGGCGGGAGCGAGGACCTCGAACCGTGGGATGTCACGGCAGGGCGGCGCCGATCCGGACGCGGCGCTGGGCGTCTCGCGTGGGGATGGCCGCCGGTGGCGGAGCCAGGGGGCCTGAACGGCCGGGTAAAAGCATGGTGGCGCAAGGCCGAGGGGCCCGCACCGGGCATCATGTACGCGGTGCGGGCCCCTCGCTGCTAGGCGGGTGCCATGGCAGAAAAACTACAGCGGACGAATGTTCTCGGCCTGCGGGCCCTTCTGGCCCTGCGTGACGTCGAACTCGACCTTCTGGCCCTCGAGCAGCTCACGGAAGCCGTTGGCGTTGATGTTCGAGTAGTGGGCGAAGACGTCAGCGCCGCCACCGTCCTGCTCGATGAAGCCGAAGCCCTTTTCCGCGTTGAACCACTTCACAGTGCCATTAGCCATAAAAAATTCTCCTTCAAGGGGCTGTCCGGAGCACGCACAGCGCGGGCTCCGAGTCGCCGCGATGAGCACCCACCCGGGGAAGAGCCGGGAAACAGAAATGCGCCTGCGAAACATCAGCAGGCGCACACAAAGTTCATGGGAACCACTACTGCAACTAAGAAGACTCTAGCAGCCCCGGGCCCGCCACGGCGGAATATGTCACCCCCAGTTTCGCAGGACCCTCCCCCGCCGGGCCGCCGACCCGAGCAGCCAGGAGCATCAACACACCGTGTGAACAGGCTTGTTGATCGCCTGGTGGCCTCTCCGGAGCGGTGGCTCCGCCAGCGGTGCGACGCGGACAAGCCCCCGACACGCCGACCCCGGACACGGGTCGGCCACCGTGCCAGCCGTCATCGGCAGCAGCGGAGACAGCGCGAACCGATCCGAAACTCCACCTCATTCGCAGTCGGGTCCCGGCGAACGGGCCCGCCCCGCGATTTCCGGCGCATACTGCAAGGAATGACGAAATCAGTAGCAGTCCGCCGGCCCCTGCCCACCAGTCCCTTCAAGGCCCGGGTCGAGGCGCCCCTGAAGCGGTTCGCCGTGGGCGACCGCGTCACCCACGACCGCTACGGCCTCGGCCGGGCCATCGGCGTCGAAGGCGACAGCGACATCGCCGTACTCGTCGACTTCGGATCGCGGCAAGAACGCATCACCCAGCCGTACACCGCCATGTTCAAACTCTGACCCAGGGCGCCGCCGGGCGTACCGAGTTCCGCGGTATCCGCGGCGCGCTCGTGCCGGCCCTGTCGGAGGTCCTCGACGCCGCGGGCTTCACCGTCAGCGCCGAGGCTTGTGGAGGAGTTTCACCATCGCGATCTCCTCCGTGGCTGTGACTGCCCTGGCCGGCCGGCTCTCGTGCGGCTGCCCGGCCAGGGAACGGCCGGCCCTGAGTCCGCTGCCAACCCGTCCAGGTCAGCCGGCGAGCAGGTCGGTGAGGTCGTCGGCGTGTTCTTCCTCTTCTTCGAGGATGGACTCGATGAGACGCCGGGTGGTGGGGTCGTGGTCGCCGAGCCAGCGGGCGATCTCCTGGTAGGTGGAGATGACGATCCGCTCGGCCAGCAGGTTGTGCTCCAGCATGGCCCTGAGGTCCTTCTCGGCCGGCGTGGTGTAGTCGGTGTGGGCGCGCTGGGCGAGGGTGGCGGGGTCGAAGTCGGGTTCGCCGCCGAGCTGGGCGATCCGCCCGGCGGCCCGCAGGGCGTGCTGCATCTCCTCGGCGGCATGCTCGGTGAACTCCGCGGCCACCTGGGCGCGGTCGATGCCGGCGGCGGAGATCGCGTGCCGCGTGTAGCGCAGCCAGCAGACCACCTCGGTGGCGACCACGTCGTTCAGTACGGCGATCACTTTCTCGGCGTCCAAGCCGTAGGTGCTGGTCACGGCTCCTTCGGCCATTTTCTGCCGGGCCTCGTCCCGGATCCGGGTCACGTCGATGACGAAGTCGTCGCCTGCCATGCGGTACTCCCAAGTGGT from Kitasatospora sp. NBC_01250 includes these protein-coding regions:
- a CDS encoding TetR/AcrR family transcriptional regulator, with product MSADPRQRRAARHAQPAAEVAASAPRKKPITVERITDAALEVVATEGYDALTIRRVAAVLGTGPSSLYAHIVNKDDIDDLLIGRLYAEVVLPEPDPAAWREQLLGVYTQIRDLYLKYPGVSRAALAMVPTNLETLRVGEGILAILLAGGVEPRTAGWARDALSLHVSAYALEQSLVRQRRRQPNQEWVLGDEELLDRFTALPAEQFPHTRRHAAELISGTGHDRFEFALGQLMNNLRPASRHSGTGRPRPE
- a CDS encoding carbonic anhydrase — translated: MIDALNATPQEAFETLLAGNRRFVTGFPEHPNQDAARRTEIAPAQSPFAVLFGCSDSRLAAEIIFDRGLGDLFVVRTAGHVAGPEVLGSIEYGVGVLGTPLVVVLGHDACGAVAATRAAVADGTTAGGYVRDVVEKVTPSVLAARAAGHTEDAEFVAEHIRHTVDLLLDRSRALAEAVEEGRVAVVGLSYRLADGTAHLVTTRGLDLSAGAAA
- a CDS encoding CsbD family protein encodes the protein MSDLSNKAQGLAGKAKEKAGDLTGDEELKGEGQADQVESKVKQAADGVKDAVQGAADRVKGALKRND
- a CDS encoding CBS domain-containing protein: MTFTLEPPMARVSAGANLAATVGDLMGAPQLQISDDVTVDTAMDILHSAGTDQVLVRGEDGRCAGMVTRAQLAPFSSRSWYTERSAVRDIAHDRAPFATADMPATVAFVAMYFRGLDVWPVVDDDGHVIGLLNRRVP
- a CDS encoding CBS domain-containing protein, translating into MTITLERPATVGDLMKDPELQISDDVMVDTAMDILQSSGADHLLVRDDDGRCAGLLTRVHLAPFQARSWYTERTAVRDIVLDRAPFATADMPATDAVAAMRSRRMDTWPVVDHDGHAIGLLTF
- a CDS encoding DEAD/DEAH box helicase — encoded protein: MNRSSRSSYQNANSRSGAGSRSGGGYGSRSGGSSFYGDRPTGGRNSSGRGARQNSSPQGEFAMPVSTTPALPAVESFDELDMPKALLSVLTRQGVTSPFPIQAATLPNSLAGRDVLGRGRTGSGKTIAFGLAVLARTAGQRAEPRRPLALVLVPTRELAQQVTDALTPFAHAVRLRMAAVVGGMSIGRQAQVLNRGAEVVVATPGRLKDLIQRGDCQLDGVGITVLDEADQMADMGFLPQVTELLDQVAEGCQTMLFSATLDRNVDRLVRRFLTDPVTHSVDPSAAAVSTMEHHVLHVQSRDKDATIAHIASREGGVIMFTDTKHGADRLVDHLLSTGVKAAALHGGKSQPQRTRTLEQFRTGAVTALIATNVAARGIHIDGLDLVVNLDPPSDHKDYLHRGGRTARAGESGTVVTLVLPNQRREMARMMTTAGITPESTRVTAGDEELARITGARVPTGVPTAIADPVVERPRRSPSTGRNRRSRPAYAGGDARAAAGRDNQGSSGRRRAPRRVALAA
- a CDS encoding cold-shock protein, translated to MANGTVKWFNAEKGFGFIEQDGGGADVFAHYSNINANGFRELLEGQKVEFDVTQGQKGPQAENIRPL
- a CDS encoding ferritin-like domain-containing protein: MAGDDFVIDVTRIRDEARQKMAEGAVTSTYGLDAEKVIAVLNDVVATEVVCWLRYTRHAISAAGIDRAQVAAEFTEHAAEEMQHALRAAGRIAQLGGEPDFDPATLAQRAHTDYTTPAEKDLRAMLEHNLLAERIVISTYQEIARWLGDHDPTTRRLIESILEEEEEHADDLTDLLAG